AATCTCTTCATCGTCAAACAGAACCGCTTTAACCCTCCGATCGTGGCGATGAAAAAAGCCGTCGACGATGGGAAACTCGGGAAAATTTACAGCGTCCAATTGAATTGCTTCTGGAACAGGAACGACCGCTACTACGAAGAGTCGGATTGGAAAGGGAAAAAAAATCTGGACGGCGGGACGCTGTACACGCAGTTCAGCCATTTCATCGACTTGCTCTATTGGATGGTCGGGGATGTAGAGAGCGTCCAGGCGATAACGAAAAATTTTGCCCATCCGAAAACCGTTCAGTTCGAGGACACGGGAGTCGTTCTCGTCCGATTCGCAAACGGAGCGATCGGCACGATCAATTACACGGTGAATAGTTTTAAGCGGAATATGGAAGGGTCGATCACCCTCTTCGGCGAAAAAGGGACGATCAAGGTCGGCGGGCAGTATTTGAACGTGCTGGAACACCAGGCGATCGACGGCTATGAAATCAAGGACGTCCCGCAGGGGGCTCCGGCCAACGAATACGGGTTCTACCAGGGCTCCATGTCAAACCACGATAAAGTCTACGCGAACGTCATCGATGTTCTCTCGAACGACGCGCCGATCGCCACCGGCGGCGGCGAAGGAATGAAAACCGTTGAAATCATCGAAAAAATCTACGCGCAAAACGCTTAGAACTACTGCGACCTACAAGGTTCATCCCAACGTCGCTATCGGCCGGAACGCGGTGATCGAAGACTACGTCATCATCGGCGTCCCTCCGCGGGGGAAGAAATCCGGGGAACTGCCGACGACGATCGGGAACAATGCGGTCATCCGCTCTCACACGGTGATCTATGCGGGAAATACCATCGGGGATAATTTCCAGACCGGACATCACGTGCTGCTGCGCGAAGAGAATCGTATCGGGGACAATGTCAGCATCGGAACCTCGTCGGTGGTCGAACATCACGTGACGATCGGCTCAAACGTGCGCATCCACACCAGCGCCTTCGTGCCGGAGACATCGATTCTCGAGGATGGATGCTGGCTTGGACCTCATGTGGTCATCACCAATGCACTCTATCCTCTCTCTCCGAATGTCAAAAAAGAGTTAAAAGGAGCGATCGTCAAGAAGAACGCAAAGGTCGGGGCAAATGCGACGCTCCTCCCGGGGGTGACGATCGGGGAAAATGCTCTGGTCGGCGCTGGTTCGGTGGTCACAAAAGATATTCCCCCGAACAGCGTCGTCGCCGGGAACCCCGCCAGGACCATCAATAAAATATCCAATCTCCCGTATAAGAAAGTGCAATGAATATTCCTCTCGTAGACTTAAAGAGCCAGTACCTTTCCATCAAAACCGAAATTGACAATGCCATTCAAGGCGTGCTTAATCAGACCGATTTCATCGGCGGCAGCGCCATCAAGTCATTTGAAAAGTCGTTTGCAGAATTCTGCGGGATGAAATACGCGGTCGGGGTGGGCAACGGAACGGACGCGATCCACCTGGCGCTCCGGGCCTGCGGCATCGGAAGCGGCGACGAGGTCATCACGGCGGTGAATATTTTCATCGCCACCTCCGAAGCCATCACGGCAGCCGGCGCGAAGCCGGTCTTTGTCGACAACGATCCGTCGACATATACGATCGACGCGACAAGGATCGAGGAGAAGATCACTCCGAAGACTAAAGCGATCATCCCCATCCATCTTTACGGCCAGCCGGCCGACATGGAACCGATCCAGCAGATCGCAAAAAAGCATAACCTCATCGTCATTGAGGACGCGGCACAGGCGCATGGAGCGACATACAACGGAACGAAGGTTGGAAATTTCGGAAAGGCGGCCTGTTTTAGTTTCTATCCCGGAAAAAATCTCGGAGCGTACGGCGACGCGGGGGCCGTCGCAACGAACGATGAGAAATTCGCCGAGCATGTCAGAATGCTGGCCAACCACGGGCGCCTGGAAAAATACGAGCACAAGATAGAGGGGTACAACAGCCGGCTCGACACGCTCCAGGCGGCGATCCTCAACGTCAAGCTTCGCTATCTCGGTGAATGGGTCAAGCGGCGGCAACTTCACGCTTCACATTTTGATCGATTGCTGCGCGGTCACGATATTGTCTCGATACCGGCGGTCAGGAAAAACTCGACTCACGCCTACCATCTTTATGTTGTGCGGGTCAATAATCGCGAAAAGGTCCGCGCTCATCTCAAGGAAAAGGGAATCGCCACCGGCATCCATTATCCGATTCCTCTTCACCAGCAGCCTGCATACCGTTACCTGAATTATCGAACTGGCGACTTCCCCGTCGCCGAACGCTACGCGCCCCAGATTCTCAGCATTCCGCTTTACCCCGAGCTTACCGATGCTCAGGTTGAATATGTCGCCGCCGCGCTGATCGAAGCGTGCAAAACCAACCCGTGAACCGTGAGCGCCGCGTATGAAGAGCGGGTCAAAAGATCTTCTCAAACATAAGGACATTGTCCTCGTCACGCTTTCGGAATGGGATGGACCGCGGCGCATCCGCCATCACCTTGCAAATGAATTCGCTAAACAGGGGAATCGGGTCCTTTTCGTCGAAGCGTTTTACTCGCTCTCAAAATTCATTAAGAATCCCGACATCTCGAAGTTCTTCCGGTTTCTTCGCGCCCCCCGGGAAATAAGAAAGAATCTATTTATCCTCTCCGTCATTCCATTTCTGCCGTTAGGCGAATTCAGTTCGATCGTCAGCCGGATCAACTGGACTGCCGCGCGATTCTTCATGCGGCGGAAGATGAAGGGTCTCGGGTTCCGAGATCCGCTGCTCATCATCTTCGCCTATAATGCAAGCTCGATCGTCGGACACATGGACGAACATCTTTCGCTGTACTTTTGCAATGATGCCTTCGACAAATTGTATAATCAAGCATCGCTCCGGCACAAAGTCGTCTCGCTGGAACGGACGCTCATAAGAAAAGCCGATGCTGTCATCACCGTTTCGGAAAAATTGACGGAAGAAAAATCGCCGTATGCTAAAAGAATCTCCACGGTGCATCATGGCGTTGATTACCCCCTTTTCGAGGAAGCGCTCGGCAGCGGAGAAATTCCGGAAGAGTTGTCAACGATCAAAAAACCAATCGTCGGATATTCGGGAGTTGTACGCCACATCATCGACCTCGACCTGCTCGAGTACGTCGCCTCCTCCCGTCCGGAGTGGTCGATCGTTATCGTCGGCCCGGTGACCGAAAGCGACAGGCAATACTATGAAAAAGTAGATGCACTGAAAAGAAGGGGGAACGTTCACTTCCTGGGGGCGAAACCTTCTGATAAGGTCCCCAGTTACATCGGTCAATTCGATGTCTGCCTCCTTCCGTATACACTGGACGAAGTTTCAACGTACTATGCGGCGCCGCTAAAATTCTATGAATATCTAGCTGCGGGGAAGCCGGTCGTGTCGACGGTCGGTCCAAAAGGGAAGGAAGAATCTATCGTCCTTAACGCAACGACCAAAGAGTCGTTCCTCGCCGCGGTCGAGAAGGCATTCTCGTTGACCTCGGCACAGCATGTTCACGCAAGAAAAGAAGAAGCAAGACGGAACAGCTGGGAAGAACGGGTTCGCGAGATAGAAGAATTTATTGGGACAGTGTGAGGGACAGTTCATAGAGGGCAAACGAAACAATATCTCCACCATGACATACTGTGCGTCATGCCATGCGGATCTCAGCGAAGCATCCATGACTGTTCTACCGGAACAGCAGAATCTGCCATCTGAAATACCTGCGAGTGACCTTGCTGTAATGTCGCGGATCCTTCGATTTGTACTGAAAAGCGGGCCCGCTCAGGATGACAGAGACGATAGTTGAGTCCTTATGGATCTGATGCTACGATCTAACAATTTGAGAAAAACCAAATTCTTTTAGGAAGAGATACCATGTCAAAAGAAATCGGAAAAATCGACTTCATCGACCTTAAGGCGCAGCAGCGGCGCATCCGTGCTTCCCTTGAACTCCGCATCAACAAGGTCATGGACCACGGCGCATATATCATGGGACCGGAAATTGCCGAGCTCGAGGAAAAACTCGCCCGCTATGTCGGCGTGAAGCATTGTATCGTTTGCGGGAGCGGCACCGATGCTCTTCTTATGCCCCTTATGGCATACGGCATCAAACCGGGAGATGTCATCTTCACTTCTCCGTTCACGTTCATTGCAACTGCCGAAGTCGTGGCCCTCCTCGGCGCCACTCCCGTGTTTGTCGATATCGACCCGAAAACATACAACATCGACCCGGTCAAACTGGAAGAAGAAATTCAGAAGTTTGTGAAAACGAACCCCG
This genomic window from Bacteroidota bacterium contains:
- a CDS encoding DapH/DapD/GlmU-related protein translates to MKSSKKSTRKTLRTTATYKVHPNVAIGRNAVIEDYVIIGVPPRGKKSGELPTTIGNNAVIRSHTVIYAGNTIGDNFQTGHHVLLREENRIGDNVSIGTSSVVEHHVTIGSNVRIHTSAFVPETSILEDGCWLGPHVVITNALYPLSPNVKKELKGAIVKKNAKVGANATLLPGVTIGENALVGAGSVVTKDIPPNSVVAGNPARTINKISNLPYKKVQ
- a CDS encoding Gfo/Idh/MocA family oxidoreductase, translated to MKKITFGIIGCGRIAQRHAEHISKMAELKAVCDVKQERAKELGTKYSCRQYFKIDDLLAAEKTIDVVSICTPNAFHAEHTIKALNAGKHVLCEKPMALTTSDCRNMITAAEKSKKNLFIVKQNRFNPPIVAMKKAVDDGKLGKIYSVQLNCFWNRNDRYYEESDWKGKKNLDGGTLYTQFSHFIDLLYWMVGDVESVQAITKNFAHPKTVQFEDTGVVLVRFANGAIGTINYTVNSFKRNMEGSITLFGEKGTIKVGGQYLNVLEHQAIDGYEIKDVPQGAPANEYGFYQGSMSNHDKVYANVIDVLSNDAPIATGGGEGMKTVEIIEKIYAQNA
- a CDS encoding glycosyltransferase, whose amino-acid sequence is MKSGSKDLLKHKDIVLVTLSEWDGPRRIRHHLANEFAKQGNRVLFVEAFYSLSKFIKNPDISKFFRFLRAPREIRKNLFILSVIPFLPLGEFSSIVSRINWTAARFFMRRKMKGLGFRDPLLIIFAYNASSIVGHMDEHLSLYFCNDAFDKLYNQASLRHKVVSLERTLIRKADAVITVSEKLTEEKSPYAKRISTVHHGVDYPLFEEALGSGEIPEELSTIKKPIVGYSGVVRHIIDLDLLEYVASSRPEWSIVIVGPVTESDRQYYEKVDALKRRGNVHFLGAKPSDKVPSYIGQFDVCLLPYTLDEVSTYYAAPLKFYEYLAAGKPVVSTVGPKGKEESIVLNATTKESFLAAVEKAFSLTSAQHVHARKEEARRNSWEERVREIEEFIGTV
- a CDS encoding DegT/DnrJ/EryC1/StrS family aminotransferase, encoding MNIPLVDLKSQYLSIKTEIDNAIQGVLNQTDFIGGSAIKSFEKSFAEFCGMKYAVGVGNGTDAIHLALRACGIGSGDEVITAVNIFIATSEAITAAGAKPVFVDNDPSTYTIDATRIEEKITPKTKAIIPIHLYGQPADMEPIQQIAKKHNLIVIEDAAQAHGATYNGTKVGNFGKAACFSFYPGKNLGAYGDAGAVATNDEKFAEHVRMLANHGRLEKYEHKIEGYNSRLDTLQAAILNVKLRYLGEWVKRRQLHASHFDRLLRGHDIVSIPAVRKNSTHAYHLYVVRVNNREKVRAHLKEKGIATGIHYPIPLHQQPAYRYLNYRTGDFPVAERYAPQILSIPLYPELTDAQVEYVAAALIEACKTNP